One genomic segment of Myxococcales bacterium includes these proteins:
- a CDS encoding sigma-70 family RNA polymerase sigma factor, giving the protein MIERTTTEGQMPPIGARPPSFADLYEEHFEFVWRAARRLGVPEANAEDAVQDSFVVLHRKIAEYNSQTPLRRWLLGIVTRVASDYRRRYRRKEAKGTPLSAQDDGDVRFASTLPAPNETAERNETARLVEALLATLDDEKREVLVLIELEDLTAAEVAEMTGVNINTIYTRLRAARRAFELAFEEHQQAQVATSARKRSSL; this is encoded by the coding sequence GTGATCGAACGCACGACGACAGAGGGGCAAATGCCGCCCATCGGCGCTCGCCCTCCGTCTTTCGCGGACCTTTACGAGGAGCACTTCGAGTTCGTGTGGCGCGCCGCGCGCCGCCTTGGTGTCCCCGAGGCCAACGCCGAGGACGCAGTGCAGGACAGCTTCGTGGTCCTGCATCGCAAAATTGCAGAATACAACAGTCAGACGCCACTTCGACGATGGCTCCTCGGCATCGTTACGCGCGTCGCGAGCGACTATCGCCGCCGGTACCGCCGCAAGGAGGCGAAGGGCACTCCCCTCTCTGCGCAAGACGACGGCGATGTGCGATTCGCGTCAACGTTGCCGGCTCCCAACGAAACGGCAGAGCGAAACGAAACGGCGCGCCTCGTCGAGGCGCTCCTCGCCACGCTCGACGACGAGAAGCGCGAAGTCCTGGTGCTGATCGAGCTCGAAGATCTGACGGCGGCGGAGGTGGCTGAGATGACCGGAGTGAACATCAACACCATCTATACGCGCCTCCGCGCCGCACGACGTGCCTTCGAACTGGCCTTCGAGGAGCATCAACAAGCGCAGGTGGCCACGAGCGCGCGCAAAAGGAGTTCGCTGTGA